Proteins encoded together in one Telopea speciosissima isolate NSW1024214 ecotype Mountain lineage chromosome 4, Tspe_v1, whole genome shotgun sequence window:
- the LOC122660237 gene encoding uncharacterized protein LOC122660237 translates to MEGLIPYIVNALKKQKSQNKYRCSSEISSSRSYYQPLNSKGSSEGSSHRRTRSDFQLPVAADLLGQRSSGVQLQFLPSRSLKMESSTFSPSASTETAFNSHLRR, encoded by the exons atGGAAGGTTTAATTCCTTACATCGTAAACGCCCTCAAGAAGCAGAAATCCCAAAACAAATATCGTTGTTCCTCCGAGATCAGTTCGAGCCGCAGCTATTACCAGCCGTTAAATAGTAAAGGATCGTCGGAGGGGTCTTCTCACCGGCGAACCAGATCCGATTTTCAACTACCGGTGGCGGCAGACTTACTTGGACAGCGTTCTAGTGGTGTTCAACTCCAATTCTTACCGTCACGAAGCCTCAAGATGGAGTCCTCCACTTTCTCTCCATCAG CCTCAACGGAGACTGCTTTTAATTCACATCTAAGAAGGTAA
- the LOC122660235 gene encoding protein LYK5 produces MEQRMFSSASSFLSNPFFYFLILFLFLFHSFHLSQAQQSYVNNKQLNCYNYNNDSSVNGYLCNGPSKSCISYLTFRSLSPYNTPISIGYLLRAEAAQIAKINNIEEVDQIPTDTLVIVPVNCSCSGEFYQHNTSYILKDKQETYFSVANNTYQALTTCQALMNQNPYDSYNLSVGLSLEVPLRCACPSRNQTASGVRYLLTYLIAAGDSVAAIGETFGVDEQSINDANELQTGETVFFFTPILIPLKNQPTIITKSSPPPPSQSPDSPPVVPGGNSSSKKWVFVGVGIAAGLALLALSGCLVWFLRRRTPRPKPIPEEGNKLGGSADYSAIPENRSGSVTLQGARFVIESLTLYNFEELQRATGSFSEGHRIKGSVYRGKINSDDAAIKRMKGDVSNEMNILKQINHSNVIRLSGFCVHQGSTYLVYEFAEKGSLSDWLHEKEYLSTCPLGWTQRVQIAYDVADGLNYLHNYTNPPYIHKDLKSSNILLDGNFRAKITNFGLARTLEEENQEEGFQLTRHVVGTQGYLAPEYIENGVVTPKLDIFAFGVVMLELLSGREAATAFDDEKKTDSLLCETIQLVLTGENVREKLRGFMDPSLRNEYPLDLAFSMAQLAENCVAYDLNSRPAIPDVFLSLSKILSSSLDWDPSDNNLQNSGSFSHGR; encoded by the coding sequence ATGGAGCAAAGGATGTTCAGCTCTGcatcctctttcctctctaaccctttcttctatttcttgattttgtttttgtttctgtttcatTCGTTTCATCTTTCACAGGCCCAACAGAGTTACGTCAACAACAAACAGCTTAATTGTTACAATTACAACAACGATTCTTCAGTTAATGGGTATCTCTGCAATGGTCCTTCGAAATCTTGCATCTCCTACCTCACCTTCCGATCACTCTCTCCTTACAACACCCCCATCAGCATCGGCTACCTCTTGCGTGCGGAGGCGGCGCAGATTGCCAAAATCAACAACATAGAGGAAGTCGATCAGATCCCTACGGACACCCTCGTCATAGTTCCTGTGAATTGTTCTTGTTCAGGTGAGTTCTACCAGCACAATACCTCCTATATCCTGAAAGACAAACAGGAGACGTATTTTAGTGTTGCAAACAACACCTACCAGGCTCTTACCACTTGTCAAGCCTTGATGAATCAAAACCCTTACGATAGTTACAATCTCTCCGTCGGATTGTCACTGGAAGTCCCACTCAGATGTGCTTGCCCTAGCCGAAACCAGACTGCCAGTGGTGTCAGGTACTTGCTTACGTATCTGATTGCTGCCGGTGATAGTGTTGCTGCGATTGGTGAGACGTTCGGTGTGGACGAGCAGAGCATAAACGATGCAAACGAGTTGCAGACGGGCGAGACTGTCTTCTTCTTTACACCCATTTTGATTCCGCTTAAGAACCAGCCCACAATCATCACAAAATCAAGTCCCCCACCGCCGTCGCAGTCCCCTGACTCACCTCCCGTCGTTCCCGGAGGTAACTCTTCATCGAAGAAATGGGTCTTTGTCGGCGTTGGAATTGCAGCTGGTTTAGCTCTTTTGGCCCTCTCCGGGTGTCTGGTTTGGTTCCTGCGTCGCCGGACTCCGCGACCCAAGCCAATTCCAGAAGAGGGTAATAAGCTTGGTGGATCTGCTGATTACTCTGCCATACCTGAAAATAGATCTGGGTCCGTCACCCTCCAAGGGGCTCGTTTTGTAATCGAATCCTTGACCTTGTACAACTTCGAAGAGTTGCAGAGAGCTACCGGGTCCTTCAGTGAAGGTCATAGGATCAAGGGCTCTGTTTATCGCGGCAAGATTAATAGCGATGATGCTGCTATAAAGAGGATGAAAGGGGATGTCTCAAACGAGATGAATATTCTAAAACAAATCAACCATTCCAATGTGATCAGACTATCTGGTTTCTGTGTACACCAAGGGAGCACCTATCTCGTTTATGAGTTTGCAGAGAAAGGTTCTCTAAGCGATTGGCTTCACGAGAAGGAGTATCTGAGTACTTGCCCTCTTGGGTGGACGCAGAGAGTTCAGATTGCTTACGATGTGGCAGATGGGCTTAATTACCTTCATAACTACACGAATCCTCCCTACATTCACAAGGATTTGAAGAGCAGTAACATTCTCTTGGATGGGAATTTCAGGGCCAAGATAACAAATTTCGGGTTAGCCAGAACCTTGGAGGAGGAGAATCAAGAAGAAGGTTTCCAGTTGACAAGGCACGTAGTGGGTACACAGGGTTATCTGGCCCCTGAATATATAGAAAATGGCGTAGTTACTCCTAAACTAGATATTTTTGCATTTGGAGTGGTGATGTTGGAGCTCTTGTCTGGAAGGGAAGCTGCAACTGCCTTTGATGATGAAAAGAAAACAGACAGCTTATTGTGTGAAACAATACAGCTGGTCTTGACAGGAGAGAACGTGAGAGAGAAGCTAAGGGGATTCATGGATCCTTCTTTGAGGAATGAGTACCCCCTGGATTTGGCCTTCTCCATGGCCCAGCTTGCAGAGAATTGTGTGGCATACGATCTGAATTCTCGTCCAGCCATCCCTGATGTCTTTTTGTCTCTGTCCAAGATTCTCTCATCTTCCTTAGATTGGGATCCTTCAGATAACAACCTTCAGAACTCTGGGTCTTTTAGCCATGGTAGATAG